The Mauremys mutica isolate MM-2020 ecotype Southern chromosome 1, ASM2049712v1, whole genome shotgun sequence genome has a segment encoding these proteins:
- the PDE6H gene encoding retinal cone rhodopsin-sensitive cGMP 3',5'-cyclic phosphodiesterase subunit gamma, translating into MSDANTLNTTEVAAGPTTPRKGPPKFKQRQTRQFKSKPPKKGVKGFGDDIPGMEGLGTDITVICPWEAFSHLELHELAQFGII; encoded by the exons ATGAGCGACGCCAATACCCTCAACACCACAGAAGTAGCAGCTGGTCCCACCACACCACGCAAGGGACCTCCCAAGTTCAAGCAAAGGCAGACAAGACAATTCAAAAGCAAGCCCCCAAAGAAAGGAGTAAAAGG GTTTGGAGATGACATTCCAGGTATGGAGGGACTTGGAACAG ATATTACAGTGATCTGTCCATGGGAGGCTTTCAGCCATCTGGAACTGCATGAGCTGGCACAGTTTGGTATCATCTAA